The following coding sequences are from one Candidatus Melainabacteria bacterium RIFOXYA2_FULL_32_9 window:
- a CDS encoding glycosyl transferase: protein MINKIYIILPVYNEGESVYNLLVKYKNFFTNSCSILHEIIIINDSSKDDTENWILKAKDELNSLNINYKKHEENKGLQGALSTGFSMIKDNLRENNVVVTMDSDDTHNPYLIREMLNKINEGSDIVIASRYCEQSRIHGLSNFRAFLSLGARYLYTIKWNIKGVKDYTCGFRAYKSWLIKESVNYHGENFIQEKGFTVTAEILKKMSMFNPIIVEIPMILTYSNKSNLSNMNILKTIKLTLKMLFK, encoded by the coding sequence ATGATAAACAAAATCTATATAATACTTCCTGTTTATAATGAAGGAGAAAGCGTATACAATCTTTTGGTAAAATACAAAAACTTTTTTACTAATTCCTGTTCAATTTTACACGAAATAATTATTATTAACGACTCAAGCAAAGATGATACAGAAAATTGGATACTCAAAGCAAAAGATGAATTGAACTCTTTAAACATTAATTATAAAAAACATGAAGAAAATAAAGGCCTACAAGGAGCATTATCTACAGGATTTTCAATGATAAAAGATAATCTTAGAGAAAATAATGTTGTAGTGACTATGGATAGCGACGATACGCATAACCCTTATTTAATAAGAGAAATGCTGAACAAAATCAATGAAGGATCAGACATTGTAATCGCTTCTAGATATTGTGAACAGTCAAGAATTCATGGCTTAAGCAATTTCAGAGCTTTTTTAAGTCTTGGAGCGAGATATTTATATACAATAAAATGGAATATAAAAGGGGTTAAAGATTATACCTGTGGTTTCAGAGCTTACAAATCCTGGTTAATCAAAGAATCCGTTAATTATCACGGAGAAAATTTTATTCAGGAAAAAGGCTTCACCGTAACTGCTGAAATACTAAAGAAAATGAGTATGTTTAATCCCATAATTGTAGAAATTCCAATGATATTGACTTATTCAAACAAATCAAACCTGTCAAACATGAATATTCTAAAAACAATAAAACTAACATTAAAAATGCTGTTCAAATAA